In Anaerostipes hadrus ATCC 29173 = JCM 17467, a single genomic region encodes these proteins:
- a CDS encoding efflux RND transporter periplasmic adaptor subunit, with protein sequence MEKKNMISKIKNHKLCCIVIILALLGGGGFGIYKFFFQKKQPQKTVQTQKATTGTIEKTVEGSGSVKATTQNVTFSSDVTVQSVLKKDGAAVKKGDVIAKLTSSDLEDSITQLESQIETLEDTIEDSDSSDDDYASNVRKYKDLTMKLSTLKTERSNLTVTSKYNGIVSGTITKGKTISKGQSVCKVLKTSSYKVTINVDELDIKSVKKGQSVTVTADAVEDKTFTGKVTKVSKVGSTSDGVATYPVTIQLSNAADLLPSMSVTATITTAKAENAVLVPVSAIQTKDGESYVTVVTDDNENGTQTKVETGIINDTYAQITSGVSEGDQVKTITRSSSSSDEKSDMKGGMDAPSGGGMQGGNKQGGGMSSGGKQ encoded by the coding sequence ATGGAAAAGAAAAATATGATATCAAAAATAAAGAATCATAAACTATGTTGTATTGTGATCATTTTAGCATTACTTGGTGGCGGAGGATTTGGAATTTATAAATTCTTCTTCCAGAAAAAGCAGCCACAAAAAACGGTACAGACACAGAAAGCAACAACAGGAACGATTGAAAAGACAGTAGAAGGAAGTGGTTCTGTAAAAGCAACAACGCAAAATGTCACATTTTCCAGTGATGTCACCGTACAGTCAGTTCTTAAAAAAGACGGAGCGGCAGTCAAAAAAGGAGATGTGATCGCTAAGCTTACAAGTTCTGATCTGGAAGATTCGATCACGCAGTTAGAAAGCCAGATTGAAACTCTAGAAGATACGATCGAAGATAGTGATTCATCCGATGATGATTATGCAAGTAATGTACGAAAATATAAAGATCTGACAATGAAGTTATCAACCTTGAAAACAGAAAGAAGTAACCTGACAGTTACATCAAAATATAATGGAATCGTAAGTGGCACGATCACAAAAGGAAAAACGATCAGTAAAGGCCAGAGTGTATGCAAAGTACTGAAAACAAGCAGTTATAAAGTAACGATCAATGTTGATGAATTAGATATCAAAAGTGTCAAGAAAGGCCAGAGTGTTACAGTAACAGCAGATGCAGTGGAAGATAAGACATTTACAGGGAAAGTAACAAAAGTATCGAAAGTTGGATCAACAAGTGATGGAGTTGCGACATATCCAGTCACGATCCAGTTAAGTAATGCAGCTGACCTTTTGCCATCCATGAGTGTCACAGCAACGATCACAACAGCCAAAGCAGAAAATGCGGTCTTAGTCCCAGTATCAGCAATCCAGACAAAAGACGGGGAAAGTTATGTAACAGTAGTAACGGATGACAATGAAAATGGAACACAGACCAAAGTAGAGACAGGGATCATCAATGATACTTATGCACAGATCACATCAGGAGTCAGCGAAGGAGATCAGGTTAAGACCATCACAAGAAGCAGTAGCAGCTCTGATGAAAAATCCGATATGAAAGGTGGAATGGATGCACCATCTGGTGGTGGAATGCAAGGTGGAAATAAGCAAGGCGGTGGAATGTCATCTGGTGGAAAACAGTAG
- a CDS encoding TIGR01212 family radical SAM protein (This family includes YhcC from E. coli K-12, an uncharacterized radical SAM protein.) gives MNWHGKRYYSFDSFLKNYFGEKIYKVSLDGGFTCPNRDGTLGTGGCIFCSEGGSGDFASSAALSVTDQITAGIEMVSRKIENGKYIAYFQAFTNTYGPIEKLETLYMEAVNDPRIIALAIGTRPDCLPAEVLELLNQLNKIKPVFVELGLQTIHEETASFIRRGYPLSCFDEAVMNLHKIGVLTVVHLILGLPGETDDMMLESVRYLNHLPIHGVKFSMLHILKNTDLADHYEEHPFDVFTLESYVDLILKCIENLSPEIVIHRLTGDGPRDLLIAPEWSVYKRKVLNRIAHEMKVKDVWQGDLL, from the coding sequence ATGAATTGGCATGGAAAACGTTATTATTCGTTTGATAGTTTTTTAAAGAATTATTTTGGTGAGAAAATTTATAAAGTATCCTTAGATGGTGGTTTTACCTGTCCAAACAGAGATGGAACACTTGGAACTGGTGGTTGTATCTTTTGCAGTGAGGGCGGTTCCGGGGATTTTGCTTCTTCAGCTGCTTTGTCTGTGACAGATCAGATCACCGCTGGAATTGAGATGGTTTCTAGAAAGATCGAGAATGGGAAGTATATTGCTTATTTTCAGGCTTTTACGAATACTTATGGTCCGATTGAAAAACTGGAAACTTTGTATATGGAAGCGGTCAATGATCCGCGAATCATTGCTCTTGCGATCGGTACCAGACCGGATTGCCTGCCTGCCGAGGTTTTGGAACTTTTAAATCAATTAAATAAGATCAAACCTGTGTTTGTGGAACTTGGTCTGCAGACGATTCATGAAGAGACCGCTTCTTTTATCCGGCGTGGGTACCCTTTGTCTTGTTTTGATGAAGCAGTTATGAATCTTCATAAGATCGGTGTATTGACTGTTGTTCACCTGATTCTTGGGCTTCCTGGTGAAACGGATGATATGATGCTTGAGTCAGTTCGTTATCTGAATCACCTTCCGATTCATGGGGTTAAATTTTCTATGCTGCATATTTTGAAGAATACGGATCTGGCTGATCATTATGAGGAACATCCCTTTGATGTGTTTACTTTGGAATCTTATGTTGATCTGATTTTGAAATGTATTGAGAATCTGAGTCCTGAGATCGTGATTCATCGATTAACTGGAGATGGACCGAGAGATTTGTTGATTGCTCCTGAGTGGAGTGTTTATAAGCGGAAAGTTTTGAATAGGATTGCGCATGAGATGAAGGTGAAGGATGTTTGGCAGGGGGATTTGTTGTAG